One stretch of Clavibacter californiensis DNA includes these proteins:
- a CDS encoding lytic transglycosylase domain-containing protein, with product MAAPTIAFGAAAAFMLVNVVDPTSGAVANPQYQEYQATVAQLARADAQSISVTTADTAVEIEPGFESVAAPPPPPPVETPSPSTGSGSSGKSSGSGSSGGGGAIAIPDPGSAKGIARSILASQGMGDDQYACLDYLWTKESGWRVNAYNPSGAYGIPQALPGSKMASAGPDWQTNPATQITWGLGYIDSRYGSPCGAKAHSVLKNWY from the coding sequence GTGGCCGCCCCCACCATCGCCTTCGGCGCCGCTGCCGCGTTCATGCTCGTCAACGTCGTGGATCCCACGTCCGGCGCGGTCGCGAACCCGCAGTACCAGGAGTACCAGGCCACGGTCGCCCAGCTGGCCCGCGCCGACGCGCAGTCCATCTCGGTGACCACGGCCGACACGGCCGTGGAGATCGAGCCCGGCTTCGAGTCCGTCGCGGCCCCGCCGCCCCCGCCTCCCGTCGAGACCCCGTCGCCGTCGACCGGGTCGGGTTCCAGCGGGAAGTCGTCCGGCTCCGGCTCCAGTGGCGGCGGCGGCGCCATCGCCATCCCGGATCCGGGGAGCGCCAAGGGCATCGCGCGCAGCATCCTCGCCTCGCAGGGGATGGGCGACGACCAGTACGCGTGCCTCGACTACCTCTGGACCAAGGAGTCCGGCTGGCGGGTGAACGCGTACAACCCCAGCGGTGCCTACGGCATCCCGCAGGCCCTCCCCGGCAGCAAGATGGCGTCCGCCGGTCCCGACTGGCAGACGAACCCGGCCACGCAGATCACGTGGGGCCTCGGCTACATCGACTCGCGGTACGGCTCGCCGTGCGGCGCGAAGGCGCACAGCGTCCTCAAGAACTGGTACTGA
- a CDS encoding cation:proton antiporter, with protein sequence MDYAALGVAGIATLVAVTLLARRIGVATPLVLVLVGVGISYLPGVPPVEVPPELILAGVLPPLLYGAAVTVPLVDLRRNLRTIVSLSVVLVLVSAFGIGLLLYALFPNLSFAGALALGAVVSPPDAVAATSIARRLGLPPRLVTVLEGEGLVNDATALVLLRTSIAAVGASVDLWQAAGGFVLSAVGALAIGVTVGVVTTEVRRRLDDPVLDTAISFAVPFVAFIPAEEVGASGVLAVVAAGIWSGHRSASTLSAQSRINERLNWRTVLFLLENGVFLVMGLELRDIIDEVREADLGVGTAVAYGILTLVVLTLIRFGFLVPLLLGLRRHEEHVAARTRRVRRGLERLRRERGDDRPSRRERAAARILRRRRADLQALRSQGLGWRGGLVLGWAGMRGVVTLAAAQSLPSGTPYRAQLVLIAFTVAIVSLLVNGGTLPAVIRLSGIRGSDAVEDQRQLAELVSELAAAGIRAVEEGVRQLPEGTTVDDDVVERVRRDTALKAEWVMERADAMAADDDAPLSPRAAYLMLRRHVLDAERAALLEARGTGEHPSRVLARAQRMLDQEEARLGRQADAG encoded by the coding sequence ATGGACTACGCGGCTCTCGGCGTCGCCGGGATCGCGACCCTCGTGGCCGTCACGCTCCTGGCGCGGCGCATCGGCGTGGCCACGCCCCTGGTCCTCGTGCTCGTCGGGGTCGGGATCTCCTACCTCCCGGGCGTGCCGCCGGTCGAGGTGCCGCCCGAGCTGATCCTCGCGGGCGTCCTGCCGCCGCTCCTGTACGGCGCGGCCGTGACGGTGCCGCTCGTGGACCTCAGGCGCAACCTCCGCACGATCGTCAGCCTCTCGGTCGTGCTGGTGCTCGTGTCGGCCTTCGGGATCGGCCTGCTCCTCTACGCGCTCTTCCCGAACCTGTCCTTCGCCGGCGCGCTGGCCCTCGGCGCCGTGGTCAGCCCGCCCGACGCCGTGGCCGCGACGAGCATCGCGCGCCGGCTCGGCCTGCCGCCGCGCCTCGTCACCGTCCTGGAGGGCGAGGGCCTCGTGAACGACGCGACGGCGCTCGTCCTGCTGCGCACCTCGATCGCGGCCGTCGGCGCCTCCGTCGACCTGTGGCAGGCCGCGGGCGGCTTCGTGCTCTCCGCGGTGGGTGCCCTCGCCATAGGCGTGACCGTCGGCGTCGTCACCACCGAGGTGCGTCGACGGCTCGACGACCCCGTCCTCGACACCGCGATCTCCTTCGCCGTGCCGTTCGTGGCCTTCATCCCCGCGGAGGAGGTCGGGGCGTCCGGCGTCCTCGCGGTGGTGGCGGCCGGCATCTGGTCGGGTCATCGGAGCGCCTCGACCCTGTCGGCGCAGTCGCGCATCAACGAGCGGCTGAACTGGCGGACCGTGCTGTTCCTCCTCGAGAACGGCGTCTTCCTCGTGATGGGCCTGGAGCTCCGGGACATCATCGACGAGGTGCGCGAGGCCGACTTGGGCGTGGGCACGGCGGTGGCCTACGGGATCCTCACGCTCGTCGTGCTGACGCTCATCCGCTTCGGCTTCCTGGTGCCGCTGCTGCTGGGTCTCCGGCGGCACGAGGAGCACGTCGCGGCGCGCACGCGTCGGGTGCGTCGGGGGCTCGAGCGGCTCCGCCGGGAGCGCGGCGACGATCGTCCGTCCCGGCGGGAGCGGGCCGCCGCGCGGATCCTCCGACGACGCCGGGCCGACCTGCAGGCCCTCCGCTCGCAGGGGCTCGGCTGGCGCGGCGGGCTCGTGCTCGGCTGGGCGGGCATGCGCGGCGTGGTGACCCTCGCGGCGGCGCAGTCGCTGCCGTCGGGGACGCCGTACCGCGCGCAGCTCGTGCTCATCGCCTTCACGGTCGCGATCGTCTCGCTGCTCGTCAACGGCGGGACGCTGCCCGCGGTCATCCGGCTGAGCGGGATCCGCGGCAGCGACGCCGTCGAGGACCAGCGGCAGCTCGCGGAGCTCGTCTCCGAGCTGGCCGCGGCGGGGATCCGCGCCGTCGAAGAAGGCGTCCGGCAGCTGCCGGAGGGGACGACGGTGGACGACGATGTCGTCGAGCGGGTTCGCCGCGACACGGCGCTGAAGGCCGAGTGGGTGATGGAGCGCGCGGACGCCATGGCGGCGGACGACGACGCGCCCCTCAGCCCCCGCGCCGCGTACCTGATGCTCCGACGACACGTCCTGGACGCCGAGCGCGCGGCCCTGCTCGAGGCGCGCGGTACGGGGGAGCACCCGTCCCGCGTGCTCGCTCGGGCGCAGCGCATGCTCGACCAGGAGGAGGCCCGCCTCGGTCGCCAGGCGGACGCCGGCTGA
- a CDS encoding alpha/beta hydrolase translates to MTDTAPRPITSSTELPARREDVELVTADGLRLVGELALPADRDPVATLVTLHPLPTAGGFMDSHVLRKAALRLPAMAGLAVLRFNTRGTTSARGTSDGAFDGGDAERLDLAAAMDLVAARGLPAPWIVGWSFGTEIALKHGRAHPIEGAILLSPPLHRATADEVAAWHGDPRRLVILVPEHDDFLQPAEARERFGSVPEAELIAVEGAKHLWVGETQVSRVLTEIVRTVAPGALPLPTEWPIAR, encoded by the coding sequence ATGACGGACACCGCGCCCCGCCCCATCACCAGCTCCACCGAGCTGCCCGCTCGACGGGAGGACGTCGAGCTCGTGACCGCCGACGGCCTGCGGCTCGTGGGCGAGCTCGCGCTGCCCGCCGACCGGGATCCTGTGGCGACGCTCGTGACGCTGCACCCGCTGCCCACGGCCGGCGGCTTCATGGACTCGCACGTCCTCCGGAAGGCCGCGCTCCGCCTGCCCGCGATGGCCGGGCTCGCGGTGCTGCGCTTCAACACGCGCGGCACGACGTCCGCGCGCGGCACGAGCGACGGCGCGTTCGACGGCGGGGACGCCGAGCGGCTCGACCTGGCCGCCGCGATGGACCTCGTGGCGGCGCGCGGCCTGCCCGCCCCGTGGATCGTCGGCTGGTCCTTCGGCACCGAGATCGCGCTGAAGCACGGTCGTGCGCACCCGATCGAGGGCGCGATCCTGCTGTCGCCGCCCCTGCACCGCGCGACGGCCGACGAGGTGGCCGCGTGGCACGGCGATCCTCGTCGTCTCGTGATCCTCGTGCCGGAGCACGACGACTTCCTGCAGCCGGCCGAGGCGCGCGAGCGCTTCGGGTCCGTGCCGGAGGCCGAGCTCATCGCGGTGGAGGGCGCCAAGCACCTGTGGGTGGGGGAGACGCAGGTCTCGCGCGTGCTCACGGAGATCGTGCGCACGGTGGCACCCGGCGCGCTGCCGCTGCCGACGGAGTGGCCGATCGCGCGCTGA
- a CDS encoding AI-2E family transporter produces MKIQNPYRLGLLAGLGVLTALVIGGALVSLGTVLTYVGTAIFLALGIDPLVTFLERKGVPRPVAILVIFLVLLGSLAGVLLAVIPVVVNQASALVTQIVQYAQSVSGDQFIENLQSFVPREVFDVQTGADQLVQYLSNASNVATITGNVLTVAFTIGNFLFGLVIVVILTMYFTASLNSFKSGLYKLVPATRRARFADIAEQITQSVGRYVMGQVGLALCNGVLSFVYLSIVGAALPAVWAFIAFLFSLLPLVGTITGSALIVLGQIVLLPESMNTWIAVAIYYLVYMQIEAYVLSPNIMNRAVKVPGVVVVIAALTGGTLLGVLGALIAVPVAAAVLLIIRQVAVPLQNER; encoded by the coding sequence GTGAAGATCCAGAACCCCTACCGCCTCGGCCTCCTGGCCGGTCTCGGCGTGCTCACCGCCCTCGTCATCGGCGGCGCGCTCGTGTCGCTCGGCACCGTCCTCACCTACGTGGGCACGGCGATCTTCCTGGCCCTCGGCATCGACCCGCTCGTGACCTTCCTCGAGCGCAAGGGCGTCCCGCGCCCGGTCGCGATCCTCGTCATCTTCCTGGTGCTGCTCGGCTCCCTCGCCGGCGTGCTGCTGGCGGTCATCCCCGTCGTCGTGAACCAGGCGAGCGCCCTCGTCACCCAGATCGTGCAGTACGCGCAGAGCGTGAGCGGCGACCAGTTCATCGAGAACCTGCAGTCGTTCGTGCCGCGCGAGGTCTTCGACGTGCAGACCGGCGCCGACCAGCTCGTCCAGTACCTCTCCAACGCCTCGAACGTGGCGACCATCACGGGCAACGTCCTCACCGTCGCCTTCACGATCGGGAACTTCCTCTTCGGCCTCGTGATCGTCGTGATCCTCACGATGTACTTCACGGCCTCGCTCAACTCCTTCAAGAGCGGCCTGTACAAGCTCGTGCCGGCCACGCGCCGGGCGCGCTTCGCCGACATCGCTGAGCAGATCACGCAGTCGGTCGGCCGCTACGTCATGGGCCAGGTAGGGCTCGCGCTCTGCAACGGCGTGCTCAGCTTCGTCTACCTCAGCATCGTCGGGGCAGCGCTGCCCGCGGTCTGGGCGTTCATCGCGTTCCTGTTCTCGCTGCTGCCGCTCGTGGGCACGATCACGGGCTCGGCGCTCATCGTGCTCGGCCAGATCGTGCTGCTGCCGGAGTCGATGAACACGTGGATCGCCGTGGCGATCTACTACCTCGTCTACATGCAGATCGAGGCGTACGTCCTGAGCCCGAACATCATGAACCGGGCCGTCAAGGTGCCCGGTGTCGTGGTGGTCATCGCGGCGCTCACGGGAGGGACGTTGCTCGGGGTGCTCGGCGCACTCATCGCGGTGCCGGTGGCTGCCGCGGTGCTGCTCATCATCCGCCAGGTCGCGGTCCCGCTGCAGAACGAGCGCTGA
- a CDS encoding coiled-coil domain-containing protein: MPHDDTPFSPAMRGYNRDEVDRAVADLRRELIRSNQQGAELRAEAERLRRSEQELRDELDEVGSPTFAGLGSRLEATLRVAEEQSTRLVAQADADAGRLRRATQEETDAQRAEAEATARHLVDSARAQAAHILDAARREADDLHERADDRAEGLRSDAEREAAALLLRTRTEVADLRATAERETDAQRAEAAREVAELRARVDRETDEARRDAADLARDTVLARGALERELADARARHDESVAEERAELDRDARETEERLRLDEETRRIALTQLEEQTRADLDREIEQARTDWDRELQGSRDDFDRRIHAERTAFDRDVEETRAALEREIAETREALELELATARGDLARDVEEARTDLARDIAQGTERLERETRTTRAQLELEAVTARTALEREIAEAEALEADRREAERLRLEREAAQTRRELAAEADEARLLLSREIEQGHLDLDAEITARRDHDARDAAERQREAADRTAAYLGEAEVRLQEVTALLDSTREEAEALANESRDAARKAREDADHDARAAIADAERRARHTVADAERRARETLADAEERLDRIRIERESVAAYLENVRGVLTQADDSSSDDDEPRTVR; encoded by the coding sequence GTGCCCCACGACGACACGCCGTTCAGCCCCGCCATGCGCGGCTACAACCGCGACGAGGTCGACCGGGCCGTCGCCGACCTGCGCCGCGAGCTGATCCGCTCGAACCAGCAGGGGGCAGAGCTGCGTGCCGAGGCCGAGCGCCTCCGTCGCAGCGAGCAGGAGCTGCGCGACGAGCTGGACGAGGTCGGCAGCCCCACGTTCGCCGGGCTCGGCAGCCGGCTCGAGGCCACGCTCCGCGTCGCCGAGGAGCAGTCGACCCGGCTGGTCGCCCAGGCGGACGCGGACGCCGGCCGGCTCCGCCGCGCCACGCAGGAGGAGACGGACGCGCAGCGCGCCGAGGCCGAGGCGACCGCCCGCCACCTCGTGGACTCCGCCCGGGCGCAGGCGGCGCACATCCTCGACGCCGCGCGCCGCGAGGCCGACGACCTGCACGAGCGAGCGGATGACCGCGCCGAGGGCCTCCGCAGCGACGCCGAGCGCGAGGCCGCCGCCCTCCTCCTCCGCACGCGCACCGAGGTGGCCGACCTCCGCGCCACCGCGGAGCGCGAGACGGACGCCCAGCGCGCCGAGGCGGCCCGCGAGGTCGCCGAGCTGCGTGCGCGCGTGGACCGCGAGACCGACGAGGCCCGCCGCGACGCCGCCGACCTCGCCCGCGACACGGTCCTCGCCCGGGGCGCCCTCGAGCGCGAGCTCGCCGACGCGCGCGCCCGGCACGACGAGTCGGTCGCCGAGGAGCGCGCCGAGCTCGACCGCGACGCGCGGGAGACGGAGGAGCGGCTGCGGCTCGACGAGGAGACCCGGCGCATCGCCCTCACCCAGCTCGAGGAGCAGACCCGCGCGGACCTCGACCGCGAGATCGAGCAGGCGCGCACCGACTGGGACCGCGAGCTGCAGGGCTCGCGCGACGACTTCGACCGCCGGATCCACGCGGAGCGCACGGCGTTCGACCGCGACGTGGAGGAGACCCGCGCCGCCCTCGAGCGGGAGATCGCCGAGACGCGCGAGGCGCTCGAGCTGGAGCTGGCGACCGCGCGCGGCGACCTCGCGCGCGACGTCGAGGAGGCTCGCACCGACCTCGCCCGCGACATCGCGCAGGGCACCGAGCGCCTGGAGCGCGAGACCCGGACGACGCGCGCCCAGCTCGAGCTGGAGGCCGTCACCGCCCGAACGGCCCTGGAGCGGGAGATCGCCGAGGCCGAGGCTCTCGAGGCCGACCGCCGGGAGGCCGAGCGCCTCCGTCTCGAGCGCGAGGCCGCCCAGACCCGGCGCGAGCTCGCCGCCGAGGCCGACGAGGCGCGCCTGCTGCTCAGCCGCGAGATCGAGCAGGGCCACCTCGACCTCGACGCCGAGATCACCGCCCGTCGCGACCACGACGCCCGTGACGCCGCCGAGCGCCAGCGCGAGGCCGCCGACCGCACGGCCGCCTATCTCGGCGAGGCGGAGGTTCGGCTGCAGGAGGTCACCGCCCTCCTCGACTCCACGCGCGAGGAGGCGGAGGCGCTCGCGAACGAGAGCCGCGACGCCGCGCGGAAGGCCAGGGAGGACGCCGACCACGACGCGCGCGCCGCCATCGCCGACGCGGAGCGCCGCGCCCGCCACACCGTCGCCGACGCGGAGCGCCGCGCCCGCGAGACCCTCGCCGACGCGGAGGAGCGCCTCGACCGCATTAGGATCGAGCGCGAGTCGGTGGCCGCGTACCTCGAGAACGTCCGCGGAGTGCTGACCCAGGCGGACGACTCCTCATCCGACGACGACGAACCCCGCACCGTGCGCTGA
- a CDS encoding tetratricopeptide repeat protein: protein MTNVPPSAASLRGAVDLSSLVNRAQAPAAPAGAPAGAPAPGAPGAPAAGAGAAGAPQTVDVPGLVLAADDASFTQFLDISSVVPVIVELVSTGLASSRELSPVLERVITEQGGRVLLVRIDVDQSPQLGQAFQAQTVPTVAALIGGRPVGLFAGVIPEDQVRDVIQQVLELAQQNGVTGQAVAPDASAAPAAPVEEPLPPHHAEAYAFIEQGDYASAAAEYRTAIAQNPRDALAVAGLAQVSLLERLDGKAADEIRGAAAAAPGDVDAQLLVADLDLSGGHVEDAFTRLLELFPSADAEGREAIRQRLLEHFEVVGLEDPRVAVARRQLTRLLY from the coding sequence ATGACGAACGTGCCCCCCTCCGCCGCCAGCCTCCGCGGCGCCGTCGACCTGTCCTCGCTCGTGAACCGCGCGCAGGCGCCTGCCGCACCCGCGGGAGCGCCGGCCGGGGCCCCTGCGCCCGGAGCACCCGGCGCGCCGGCCGCCGGTGCCGGTGCCGCTGGCGCCCCGCAGACGGTGGACGTCCCGGGCCTCGTGCTCGCGGCCGACGACGCCTCGTTCACGCAGTTCCTCGACATCTCGTCCGTGGTGCCCGTCATCGTCGAGCTGGTGTCGACGGGACTCGCCTCGAGTCGCGAGCTCTCGCCCGTGCTCGAGCGCGTGATCACGGAGCAGGGCGGACGCGTGCTGCTCGTGCGCATCGACGTGGACCAGAGCCCGCAGCTCGGGCAGGCGTTCCAGGCGCAGACCGTCCCCACGGTCGCGGCGCTCATCGGCGGACGGCCCGTCGGCCTGTTCGCCGGCGTGATCCCGGAGGACCAGGTGCGCGACGTCATCCAGCAGGTGCTGGAGCTGGCGCAGCAGAACGGCGTGACCGGCCAGGCCGTGGCTCCCGATGCATCCGCCGCTCCGGCCGCCCCGGTCGAGGAGCCGCTGCCGCCGCATCACGCGGAGGCGTACGCCTTCATCGAGCAGGGCGACTACGCGTCCGCGGCCGCCGAGTACCGCACCGCCATCGCGCAGAACCCGCGCGACGCCCTCGCGGTCGCAGGGCTCGCGCAGGTGAGCCTCCTGGAGCGCCTCGACGGGAAGGCGGCGGACGAGATCCGCGGCGCCGCCGCGGCCGCCCCCGGGGACGTGGACGCGCAGCTGCTCGTCGCCGACCTCGACCTCTCCGGCGGGCACGTCGAGGACGCGTTCACGCGCCTGCTCGAGCTGTTCCCCTCGGCCGACGCCGAAGGTCGCGAGGCGATCCGCCAGCGCCTGCTCGAGCACTTCGAGGTCGTCGGCCTCGAGGATCCTCGCGTGGCCGTGGCACGTCGCCAGCTCACGCGCCTGCTCTACTGA
- the glgB gene encoding 1,4-alpha-glucan branching protein GlgB, whose product MTDMTDTTPQHDPQDPQDPQHELPGADVVVPPAADADIEQGADVVVPDDDDGAAEEAPASASDPIRLPEVGDGDLRAVAEGVHSGPHSVLGQHPVAIDGVGDDLVVVRALRPLADAVSVILSTGARVALAHVGHGVWQGAHVLGLQDYQVEARYSDGGTWTSDDPYRFLPTVGDLDLYLFGEGRHERLWDVLGAHHREHWGVAQTYWGVSFSVWAPHARAVRVIGGFNGWDGVQHAMRRLDGNGVWELFVPGVEPGVSYKFEILTQAGQWIEKADPMARMTEVPPATASRVETSGYQWDDAAWLEERAARDPHDSPMSVYEMHLGSWRPGLGYREVAGELVAYLQELRYTHVEFLPLAEHPFGGSWGYQVSGYYAPTSRFGSPDDLKFLVDSLHRAGIGVIVDWVPAHFPKDAFALAQFDGQPLYEHTDPRRGEQQDWGTLVFDFGHSQVRNFLVANALYWFEEFHIDGLRVDAVASMLYLDYSREEGQWLPNVHGGRENLEAISFLQEVNATAYRTHPGIVMIAEESTSFPGVTRPTSDGGLGFGLKWNMGWMHDSLDYAAEDPMYRSYHHGQITFSMVYAYTENFLLPISHDEVVHGKGSLVGRMPGDHWQKLANVRAYLSFMWSHPGKQLLFMGQEFGQVSEWSEERGLDWWILDQPVHRALFDLVGALNRTYIDTPALWALDNDPAGFEWIDAGDAGRNVLAFLRRDREGNQVAVVHNFSGAPIQGYRLGLPQAGVWEEILNTDAEQFGGSGVGNLGAVHAGDEGWHGRPASAELTLPPLAGLWLRLEQDPEDLRPVEAPAHAAPDADESRADGTPFAEPDVLPVLPQSPDAQPPVEGLSTTDDAPGSDDGTPRVPTV is encoded by the coding sequence ACCCGCAGCACGAGCTGCCCGGCGCCGACGTGGTCGTGCCGCCGGCCGCGGACGCCGACATCGAGCAGGGTGCCGACGTGGTCGTGCCCGACGACGACGACGGCGCGGCGGAGGAGGCGCCCGCCTCCGCATCCGACCCCATCCGCCTCCCCGAGGTCGGCGACGGCGACCTGCGCGCCGTCGCCGAGGGCGTCCACTCCGGACCTCACTCGGTCCTCGGCCAGCACCCCGTCGCGATCGACGGCGTCGGCGACGACCTCGTGGTCGTCCGCGCGCTGCGTCCGCTCGCCGACGCGGTCTCGGTGATCCTCTCCACCGGCGCACGCGTCGCGCTCGCCCACGTCGGCCACGGCGTCTGGCAGGGCGCGCACGTGCTCGGCCTGCAGGACTACCAGGTCGAGGCGCGCTACTCCGACGGCGGCACCTGGACGAGCGACGACCCCTACCGCTTCCTCCCGACCGTGGGCGACCTCGACCTGTACCTCTTCGGCGAGGGCCGCCACGAGCGCCTCTGGGACGTCCTCGGCGCCCACCACCGCGAGCACTGGGGCGTCGCGCAGACGTACTGGGGCGTCTCCTTCTCGGTCTGGGCGCCGCACGCCCGGGCCGTCCGGGTCATCGGCGGGTTCAACGGCTGGGACGGCGTGCAGCACGCGATGCGCCGCCTCGACGGCAACGGCGTCTGGGAGCTCTTCGTGCCGGGCGTCGAGCCCGGCGTCTCGTACAAGTTCGAGATCCTCACGCAGGCGGGGCAGTGGATCGAGAAGGCCGACCCCATGGCCCGCATGACCGAGGTCCCGCCCGCCACCGCCTCGCGCGTCGAGACGAGCGGCTACCAGTGGGACGACGCCGCCTGGCTCGAGGAGCGGGCCGCGCGCGACCCGCACGACTCCCCCATGAGCGTGTACGAGATGCACCTCGGATCCTGGCGTCCCGGCCTCGGCTACCGCGAGGTCGCCGGCGAGCTCGTCGCCTACCTCCAGGAGCTGCGGTACACGCACGTCGAGTTCCTGCCGCTCGCGGAGCACCCGTTCGGCGGATCCTGGGGCTACCAGGTATCCGGCTACTACGCGCCCACCTCGCGCTTCGGATCACCCGACGACCTCAAGTTCCTCGTCGACTCGCTGCACCGCGCCGGCATCGGCGTCATCGTGGACTGGGTCCCGGCCCACTTCCCGAAGGACGCATTCGCGCTCGCGCAGTTCGACGGCCAGCCGCTCTACGAGCACACGGACCCGCGCCGCGGCGAGCAGCAGGACTGGGGCACGCTCGTCTTCGACTTCGGGCACTCGCAGGTGCGGAACTTCCTCGTCGCGAACGCGCTGTACTGGTTCGAGGAGTTCCACATCGACGGCCTCCGGGTCGACGCCGTGGCCTCGATGCTGTACCTCGACTACTCGCGCGAGGAGGGCCAGTGGCTCCCCAACGTGCACGGCGGCCGCGAGAACCTCGAGGCGATCAGCTTCCTGCAGGAGGTCAACGCCACCGCGTACCGCACCCACCCCGGCATCGTGATGATCGCGGAGGAGTCCACGAGCTTCCCCGGCGTCACGCGCCCCACGAGCGACGGCGGCCTCGGCTTCGGCCTCAAGTGGAACATGGGCTGGATGCACGACAGCCTCGACTACGCGGCCGAGGACCCGATGTACCGCTCGTACCACCACGGCCAGATCACCTTCTCGATGGTCTACGCGTACACGGAGAACTTCCTCCTCCCCATCAGCCACGACGAGGTCGTGCACGGCAAGGGCTCGCTCGTCGGCAGGATGCCGGGCGACCACTGGCAGAAGCTCGCCAACGTGCGCGCCTACCTCTCGTTCATGTGGTCGCACCCCGGCAAGCAGCTGCTCTTCATGGGCCAGGAGTTCGGGCAGGTCTCCGAGTGGAGCGAGGAGCGCGGGCTCGACTGGTGGATCCTCGACCAGCCGGTGCACCGGGCCCTGTTCGACCTCGTCGGCGCGCTCAACCGCACCTACATCGACACGCCCGCGCTCTGGGCGCTCGACAACGACCCGGCCGGCTTCGAGTGGATCGACGCCGGCGACGCCGGGCGGAACGTGCTCGCGTTCCTCCGCCGCGACCGCGAGGGCAACCAGGTCGCCGTCGTGCACAACTTCTCCGGCGCGCCCATCCAGGGCTACCGGCTGGGGCTGCCGCAGGCGGGCGTGTGGGAGGAGATCCTGAACACGGACGCCGAGCAGTTCGGCGGATCCGGCGTCGGGAACCTCGGCGCCGTGCACGCGGGCGACGAGGGCTGGCACGGCCGCCCCGCGTCGGCGGAGCTGACGCTGCCGCCGCTCGCCGGCCTGTGGCTGCGGTTGGAGCAGGATCCGGAGGACCTCCGCCCCGTCGAGGCGCCCGCGCACGCGGCACCCGACGCGGACGAGTCGCGCGCAGACGGCACGCCGTTCGCCGAGCCGGACGTCCTGCCCGTGCTGCCGCAGTCGCCCGACGCGCAGCCGCCGGTCGAGGGGCTGTCCACGACGGACGACGCCCCCGGATCCGACGACGGCACCCCGCGGGTGCCCACGGTCTGA